One Bradyrhizobium sp. CCGB12 genomic window carries:
- a CDS encoding response regulator, whose translation MVEDEYLIALELDTVLRAAGYQVLGPARDVNDALAMLRAERPDAAILDVNLGGQWVTPVAEVLRAASVPFILASGYSAADVQAAPALRDAVNVGKSWRPEFLLKVLSGALSRA comes from the coding sequence GTGGTCGAAGATGAGTACCTCATCGCATTGGAGCTTGACACTGTTCTAAGGGCTGCCGGCTATCAGGTGCTCGGTCCTGCCCGAGACGTAAATGATGCTCTGGCGATGCTGAGGGCAGAGCGGCCTGACGCTGCCATCCTCGATGTCAACCTTGGAGGGCAATGGGTCACTCCTGTGGCGGAAGTCCTCCGAGCAGCGTCTGTGCCATTCATTCTGGCCAGCGGTTACAGTGCGGCCGATGTCCAAGCCGCGCCTGCACTGCGCGATGCAGTCAACGTTGGAAAATCCTGGAGGCCGGAGTTTCTCCTGAAAGTCCTCAGCGGAGCGTTATCCCGCGCGTGA
- a CDS encoding ABC transporter substrate-binding protein, protein MRRRHFISLLGGVAVAWPLAGAAQQSTNRKRLAIFSPAEPNADLQGHSESKKYRAFFAELRRLGWIEGQNLKVESYGREQNAAGPDVLATEIVRSNPDVIHVVGPGGVIFKKLTSRIPIVVITGDPVKQGLAESLAHPGGNFTGASIDAGLSIHGKRIALLREMVPSMSKLGCLALRLVWNGSGSDAFRAAAEAAGLPLSVSLLEFSTSEADYRTAIESISRSGANAVMVLDSPQVLQDSTLIAKLLGDAKLPAIFTFTESVEAGGLMAYFFDLIELHKRAASNIDAILRGAKPGDVPIYQVTRFELSINLKTAKQLGLSVPHALVAGADKIIE, encoded by the coding sequence ATGAGACGGCGCCATTTCATCAGTCTGCTTGGCGGTGTGGCGGTCGCGTGGCCGCTCGCTGGGGCGGCGCAGCAGAGCACCAATCGCAAGCGTCTTGCCATCTTCAGCCCAGCAGAGCCAAACGCGGACTTGCAAGGGCATAGTGAAAGCAAGAAGTACCGAGCCTTTTTTGCGGAACTTCGGCGGTTAGGGTGGATCGAAGGACAAAACCTCAAGGTCGAAAGTTACGGCCGAGAGCAAAATGCGGCCGGCCCTGATGTCCTGGCGACGGAAATCGTTCGGAGCAACCCGGATGTCATCCACGTCGTCGGCCCTGGCGGAGTCATTTTCAAAAAGCTAACATCGCGCATTCCGATCGTAGTGATAACTGGCGACCCCGTTAAGCAAGGGCTTGCCGAAAGTCTGGCTCACCCCGGCGGCAATTTCACAGGAGCCAGCATCGACGCCGGTCTATCCATTCATGGAAAGCGAATTGCATTGTTACGTGAGATGGTTCCGTCAATGTCGAAACTTGGCTGTCTCGCGCTTCGATTAGTATGGAATGGGTCAGGCTCAGACGCTTTCCGCGCAGCTGCCGAAGCGGCGGGCCTCCCTCTCTCGGTGTCTCTATTGGAATTTAGTACCAGCGAAGCAGACTATCGGACGGCGATCGAGAGCATCTCCCGCAGCGGTGCAAATGCGGTCATGGTCCTTGACTCGCCTCAGGTTCTTCAAGACAGCACTTTGATCGCTAAGCTGCTCGGCGACGCGAAACTTCCGGCGATTTTCACATTTACCGAATCCGTCGAGGCCGGGGGCTTAATGGCCTATTTCTTCGATCTGATCGAGTTGCATAAGCGCGCCGCCAGTAACATCGACGCAATTCTCCGAGGGGCTAAGCCCGGCGACGTCCCGATCTACCAGGTAACCAGATTCGAGTTGTCCATTAACCTCAAGACAGCAAAGCAGTTGGGGCTTTCCGTACCTCACGCGCTCGTCGCAGGTGCCGATAAGATAATTGAGTGA
- a CDS encoding ABC transporter substrate-binding protein, producing the protein MADVQPQLPTGDCVWGDAPASSGSIQFLDETGATICIERQSQGACYPDPSPLITSRAPMRRREFISLFMVAATLLPCAAYAEGRALPVIGYLGFDSAEKSKDLLIAFRDALRTKGFVEGQNVAIEYRFADGKYDRFPELIASLIQARVRLIVAATGTNGVMATTAATKTIPIVFAIAMDPVHLGVVSSLNRPGGNATGVSMYTPQLTAKRLELLAELTPGGGTIAMLVNPTNPNANFVVSDAEAAAKSLGRELHILKASTDEQIATAFDEVRNRRHVALLVSPDAFYIARREQLAALCEQYRIPATYEWSFFVKSGGLMSYSPRITDVQRQLANYTAKILTGTLPADLPVEQPTRFELAINLKTAKNIGLTIPPNLLARADEVIE; encoded by the coding sequence ATGGCTGACGTGCAGCCTCAACTTCCCACAGGCGATTGCGTATGGGGAGATGCCCCGGCGTCGAGTGGATCGATCCAGTTCTTGGATGAGACGGGTGCGACGATCTGCATCGAGCGCCAGAGCCAAGGCGCCTGCTATCCTGACCCGTCCCCTCTCATTACCTCCAGGGCACCAATGAGGCGGCGGGAGTTCATTTCGCTTTTCATGGTCGCGGCAACTCTCTTGCCTTGTGCGGCTTACGCAGAGGGCCGCGCCTTACCGGTAATTGGCTATCTTGGCTTCGACTCGGCCGAGAAAAGTAAGGATTTGCTGATCGCCTTCCGCGACGCTCTCCGCACAAAGGGCTTTGTAGAAGGCCAGAACGTCGCAATCGAATACCGTTTCGCTGATGGAAAATATGATCGCTTTCCAGAATTGATCGCAAGTCTCATTCAAGCTCGCGTTCGATTGATTGTCGCCGCAACCGGTACCAACGGCGTCATGGCGACCACGGCCGCGACGAAGACAATTCCAATCGTGTTTGCAATTGCCATGGACCCGGTGCATCTCGGCGTGGTGTCCAGTTTGAATAGGCCGGGAGGTAACGCGACTGGCGTGAGCATGTACACTCCGCAACTCACCGCCAAGCGACTTGAATTGTTGGCTGAGTTGACGCCTGGAGGCGGTACAATCGCCATGCTCGTAAATCCGACGAATCCCAACGCAAATTTTGTAGTGTCGGATGCTGAAGCTGCGGCCAAGTCGCTCGGCCGAGAACTTCACATCTTGAAGGCGAGCACGGACGAGCAAATTGCTACTGCCTTCGACGAAGTCAGAAACCGAAGGCATGTAGCGCTTCTTGTCAGTCCAGATGCATTTTACATTGCACGCCGCGAGCAACTCGCCGCGTTGTGCGAGCAGTATCGTATACCCGCGACCTATGAATGGTCATTTTTTGTCAAATCTGGCGGACTGATGAGTTACTCGCCTCGCATTACCGATGTTCAGCGTCAGCTTGCCAACTATACAGCGAAGATTTTGACCGGCACTCTACCCGCTGACCTTCCCGTGGAGCAGCCAACCAGATTCGAGTTGGCGATCAATCTCAAAACAGCAAAGAACATCGGCCTTACTATCCCGCCTAATCTCCTGGCGCGTGCCGACGAGGTGATCGAATAG
- a CDS encoding DUF1488 domain-containing protein gives MTLTSGRFIGHEYDRMIVRFSMHDGAREIPCAISTSAMDSLESGPQVSPEEREAQFTRLRDRIEACAASKYRATEFEGTSPGIVLRGIDFRR, from the coding sequence ATGACATTGACCAGCGGCCGTTTCATTGGCCACGAATACGACCGGATGATCGTTCGGTTCTCTATGCATGACGGAGCTAGGGAGATTCCTTGCGCCATATCGACCTCTGCGATGGACTCTCTGGAAAGTGGCCCGCAAGTTAGTCCCGAGGAGCGGGAAGCTCAGTTTACCCGCCTGCGTGATCGCATCGAAGCCTGCGCGGCGAGCAAATATCGCGCGACAGAGTTCGAAGGTACGTCGCCGGGAATAGTTCTGCGAGGCATTGATTTCAGGCGATAG
- a CDS encoding ABC transporter substrate-binding protein, whose amino-acid sequence MQLIAALIGHLPLLAGLTNKLLVRVGLPLLLRSTAALPLAVLAQRETPRVGFLNSASPDTYRFNADSFREGLAKAGFVEGRNVRIEERWARGDYGALPILAAELVAMGVVAIAATGDVASARAAQLASNKISVVFTIGGDPVRHGLISNINRPGGHVTGILFNQNVLGAKRVELLKEMAPNISRIALLMNPTNPSVKIEEADAETVAKKLGIETITVNARNASEMEIALEQLLSAKAQALITASDPILLDRREQITSFALRHKVLAMGFVQQIAVAGGLLSYGPSISWMYRQAGATSAKF is encoded by the coding sequence ATGCAACTGATCGCGGCATTGATCGGTCACCTGCCTCTCCTCGCTGGCCTGACTAACAAACTTCTGGTCAGAGTCGGTCTTCCACTCCTCTTAAGGTCTACGGCGGCTTTGCCTCTTGCCGTGTTGGCGCAGCGAGAGACGCCGCGGGTTGGCTTTCTGAACAGCGCCTCGCCCGATACCTATCGCTTCAATGCTGACTCTTTTCGAGAAGGCCTGGCGAAGGCCGGTTTCGTCGAGGGCCGCAATGTTCGTATTGAGGAACGGTGGGCTCGCGGGGACTACGGTGCATTACCTATCCTTGCGGCTGAACTTGTCGCGATGGGAGTAGTCGCAATTGCCGCCACGGGAGATGTTGCCTCTGCGCGGGCAGCGCAGCTCGCCAGCAACAAGATATCAGTTGTGTTCACGATTGGTGGTGACCCTGTTCGCCATGGGCTGATCAGCAACATTAATCGCCCCGGCGGGCACGTGACGGGCATCCTTTTCAATCAGAATGTGCTTGGCGCAAAACGAGTTGAACTGCTTAAGGAAATGGCCCCAAACATTTCCCGAATTGCACTGCTGATGAATCCCACCAATCCCAGCGTCAAAATCGAAGAAGCGGACGCGGAAACAGTGGCAAAGAAGCTGGGTATCGAGACGATCACGGTCAATGCTAGAAACGCGAGCGAAATGGAAATCGCGTTAGAGCAGTTGCTGAGCGCCAAAGCACAGGCTTTGATTACCGCGAGTGATCCGATCCTGCTAGATCGGCGCGAACAAATTACTTCTTTCGCGCTTAGGCATAAGGTGCTGGCAATGGGCTTTGTGCAACAGATCGCCGTGGCTGGCGGCCTCCTGAGCTATGGTCCAAGCATCAGCTGGATGTACCGCCAAGCTGGGGCTACGTCGGCCAAATTCTGA
- a CDS encoding cold-shock protein encodes MKFQMIAWGRVSWFRLDKKFGFVELEGGIGDAFLHVSVLKAGGYVTIPAGTTIRVRVETQADRRRVIEVLSIDTSTALAGEPAPVRSKKAD; translated from the coding sequence TTGAAATTTCAGATGATCGCATGGGGGCGAGTGTCTTGGTTCAGGCTAGACAAGAAGTTTGGCTTCGTTGAGCTGGAGGGAGGCATCGGCGATGCGTTTCTCCATGTTTCGGTTCTGAAAGCCGGTGGCTATGTGACCATCCCTGCGGGGACAACCATCCGCGTCCGAGTGGAAACGCAAGCGGATCGACGGCGGGTTATCGAAGTGCTCTCGATAGACACCAGCACCGCGCTCGCAGGCGAGCCCGCTCCTGTGAGAAGCAAAAAGGCTGATTGA
- a CDS encoding PAS domain S-box protein, with the protein METSNRFEAAQTTEGRYRLLVEAITDYAIYMLDREGRVTSWNPGARRFKGYEADEIIGRHFSTFYTDVERSQNVPAQALAEAERTGRFEREGWRVRKDGTQFWAHVVIDAIRSPQGDLVGFAKITRDLTERRAAEAKLRESEEQFRLLVQSVTDYAIYMLDAGGHVASWNAGAQHIKGYAPEEIIGRHFSDFYTEADRAAGLPRIGLETATRNGRWEHEGQRVRKDGTVFWANVVIDAIRDDAGKLLGFAKVTRDITERREAEAALQAAQATMIRSQKLEAIGQLTGGVAHDFNNLLQVISGNLQLLSKDIAGNARAEMRVQSALGGVARGSKLASQLLAFARRQPLEPRVVNAGRLIKNMDEMLRRALGGEIEVETVVAGGLWNSLVDPDQLENAVLNLAINARDAMKGEGRLTIEASNAFLDDEYVRQHDELSAGQYVMIAVTDTGTGIPPDILERVYEPFFTTKAEDKGTGLGLAMVYGFLKQSGGHVKIYSEVGAGTTVKLYFPREVASEDTMVGTPTGEVQGGEETVLVVEDDEEVREVAVSMLTELGYRVVKARDAASALVVIDSGIPIDLIFTDVMMPGSLRSPDLARKAKERLPNVAVLFTSGYTQNAIVHGGRLDPGVELLVKPYTREALARKIRHVLGNQAQRRVAQGSQHSANEKTFKDATVLLVEDDDLIRLTTTEMLSDIGCKVKEASTAQEAMNILDEQPVDILLTDVGLPGISGLQLARHAKACRLDLRLILATGDSGVKAEAARLGAIFMVKPYTPESLRRGLEHVMKQRR; encoded by the coding sequence ATGGAAACCTCAAACCGCTTCGAAGCCGCACAAACCACCGAGGGCCGCTACCGGCTTCTCGTCGAAGCGATCACTGATTACGCGATCTACATGTTGGATCGCGAGGGTCGCGTGACCAGTTGGAACCCCGGCGCTAGGCGCTTCAAGGGCTATGAGGCGGATGAGATTATCGGTCGACATTTCTCGACCTTTTACACCGACGTTGAGCGGTCGCAGAACGTCCCTGCCCAGGCGCTGGCAGAGGCTGAGCGCACCGGCCGCTTCGAGCGCGAAGGGTGGCGCGTCCGCAAGGACGGCACGCAGTTCTGGGCCCATGTTGTCATCGACGCGATCCGTTCCCCTCAGGGGGACCTTGTCGGCTTCGCCAAAATCACCCGCGACCTGACCGAACGAAGGGCCGCAGAAGCAAAACTGCGCGAAAGCGAAGAACAGTTCCGATTGCTGGTTCAAAGTGTTACCGACTACGCGATCTACATGCTGGATGCCGGCGGCCACGTGGCGAGTTGGAACGCAGGTGCGCAGCACATCAAAGGCTATGCCCCTGAAGAGATCATTGGTCGGCACTTCTCCGACTTCTACACGGAAGCCGATCGTGCCGCTGGGCTTCCGCGTATTGGTCTAGAGACGGCAACCCGAAACGGACGCTGGGAACACGAAGGTCAACGGGTCCGAAAGGACGGCACTGTATTCTGGGCAAACGTCGTGATCGACGCCATCCGTGACGACGCTGGCAAACTCCTCGGCTTCGCCAAGGTGACACGGGACATCACCGAACGCCGCGAGGCGGAAGCGGCACTCCAAGCCGCGCAGGCGACCATGATCCGTTCGCAGAAGCTGGAGGCGATCGGGCAACTCACCGGCGGCGTCGCTCACGACTTCAACAATTTGCTGCAGGTCATCAGTGGAAACCTGCAGCTGCTAAGCAAAGATATCGCTGGCAATGCTCGGGCCGAGATGCGGGTCCAAAGCGCCCTCGGAGGTGTGGCCCGCGGTTCGAAACTTGCCTCTCAATTGCTTGCCTTCGCGAGGCGACAGCCGCTAGAGCCCAGAGTGGTGAACGCCGGCCGTCTAATCAAGAACATGGACGAGATGCTTCGTCGCGCCCTCGGTGGGGAGATCGAAGTCGAGACGGTGGTCGCGGGTGGGCTGTGGAACAGCCTCGTCGACCCGGATCAACTGGAAAATGCGGTCTTGAACCTCGCGATCAACGCCCGCGACGCGATGAAAGGCGAAGGCCGGCTCACGATTGAAGCAAGCAATGCCTTCCTCGATGACGAATATGTCCGGCAGCATGACGAATTGTCTGCGGGACAATACGTGATGATCGCGGTGACCGATACCGGCACCGGCATTCCACCGGACATCCTGGAACGGGTCTATGAGCCATTCTTTACAACCAAGGCGGAGGACAAGGGTACGGGACTCGGCCTCGCTATGGTTTACGGCTTCCTCAAGCAGTCCGGCGGACACGTCAAGATCTACAGCGAGGTAGGCGCCGGAACCACGGTGAAGCTGTACTTCCCGCGAGAGGTTGCAAGCGAAGACACTATGGTCGGGACTCCGACTGGCGAGGTTCAAGGCGGAGAGGAAACCGTCCTTGTGGTTGAGGACGACGAAGAGGTTCGCGAGGTCGCGGTCTCGATGCTCACCGAGCTCGGTTACCGCGTGGTCAAGGCGCGAGATGCGGCGAGCGCGCTCGTCGTCATCGACAGCGGCATTCCGATAGACCTTATCTTCACCGACGTCATGATGCCTGGCAGCCTGCGTAGCCCGGACTTGGCGCGAAAAGCCAAGGAACGATTGCCGAATGTCGCCGTGCTTTTCACATCCGGCTATACTCAGAACGCCATCGTGCACGGCGGGCGGCTCGATCCCGGGGTGGAGCTCTTGGTCAAGCCTTACACGCGCGAGGCGCTCGCGCGAAAAATCAGACACGTGTTGGGCAATCAAGCTCAAAGGCGCGTCGCTCAGGGATCGCAACACTCGGCCAATGAAAAGACCTTCAAGGACGCGACCGTGTTGCTCGTCGAAGACGACGACCTCATCCGCCTTACGACGACGGAGATGCTGAGCGACATCGGATGCAAGGTAAAAGAGGCCAGCACGGCGCAAGAGGCCATGAATATCCTGGATGAGCAACCCGTGGACATTTTACTTACGGATGTCGGCCTCCCTGGAATTTCAGGTCTGCAACTCGCAAGGCACGCCAAAGCGTGCCGGCTCGATCTACGATTGATTCTCGCGACAGGTGACAGCGGAGTGAAAGCTGAAGCCGCGCGATTGGGCGCGATATTCATGGTGAAGCCTTATACCCCGGAGTCTCTTCGCCGGGGTTTGGAACACGTGATGAAGCAGCGTCGCTGA
- a CDS encoding ABC transporter substrate-binding protein: protein MKRRDLVTLVGAAVVALPLAAYAQHPAVPRVGYVWSGVRGTDVYYQTGFRQGLADLGYVVGRNLLLEERYADGKPEHVPALIAELLTLNVDVLVTPGTPTSQAAQRATSTVPIVCMSGDPVRAGLVASLARPGGNITGLSQLSGDYGVKWLDLLKEVAPKLRRIAVLWNPDNPTTANQVELMQKAAPGISLELTALSVRLAEIDNSFAALREGSFDGLVVTDDPSLIPLVPRLIALTADRRLPAIFPFRDSAQRGGLMSYSANLFKLWQRAAGYVDRILKGARAAELPVQQTTDVTLSINLKTAKALGLDIPMTLLARADEVIE, encoded by the coding sequence ATGAAACGCCGCGATCTTGTCACTCTTGTCGGTGCAGCGGTGGTAGCCTTGCCCCTCGCAGCCTACGCGCAGCATCCAGCGGTGCCACGAGTCGGCTACGTCTGGAGTGGTGTTCGCGGGACGGACGTGTACTACCAGACCGGATTCCGTCAGGGACTTGCGGACCTTGGATATGTGGTGGGGCGCAACCTGCTACTCGAGGAACGCTACGCCGACGGAAAGCCGGAGCACGTTCCTGCGCTGATCGCTGAACTCCTCACGCTCAACGTCGATGTTCTCGTGACTCCAGGCACACCCACTTCGCAGGCTGCACAACGTGCAACATCCACGGTGCCGATCGTCTGTATGAGCGGAGATCCCGTCAGAGCCGGCCTTGTGGCAAGCCTTGCCCGGCCAGGCGGCAATATCACCGGGTTGTCGCAGCTCTCCGGCGATTACGGCGTCAAGTGGCTGGATCTACTAAAGGAGGTGGCACCGAAATTACGTCGCATCGCCGTGTTGTGGAATCCTGACAATCCGACGACTGCCAACCAAGTCGAACTCATGCAAAAAGCGGCACCCGGGATCAGTCTCGAGTTGACAGCCCTCTCGGTGCGGCTCGCTGAAATCGATAACAGCTTCGCCGCTCTGCGAGAGGGAAGCTTCGATGGCCTCGTCGTCACCGACGATCCATCGCTGATACCCCTCGTCCCCCGACTGATCGCGCTCACCGCAGACCGGCGTTTACCGGCGATCTTTCCATTCCGCGACTCGGCTCAGAGAGGAGGACTGATGTCGTACTCGGCCAACCTTTTCAAACTATGGCAACGCGCCGCAGGCTATGTTGATCGCATTCTGAAAGGAGCGCGTGCGGCGGAGCTTCCCGTCCAGCAGACGACAGATGTGACCCTGAGTATCAATCTCAAAACCGCTAAGGCGCTAGGTCTCGACATTCCAATGACGCTGCTCGCTCGCGCCGACGAGGTAATCGAATAA
- a CDS encoding DUF1254 domain-containing protein translates to MLTKRDLLRSTVLTVAVAASPVAALAQTGRPGFFKAKDIAEAGFIFGLPIVMNYGVMYEYSVDRNSGQFKAPFNHLNNQARVYTYKDTAIVTPNSDTPYSMGWMDLRAEPIVISVPAVDPKRYYSVQLVDGNTYNYGYLGSRATGSDAGDYMVVGPDWKGATPPGIKKVFQSGTQFSLAIIRTQLFNPEDLDDVVKVQAGYKMQPLSAYLKQPATTASAAVDFPKIDKELVKTNFFEYLDFVLQFAPPQENEKEIRAALAKIGVGPGKTFNFKDLPLEQKLEIGLGMKEGEKKVEEAVATVGKRINGWQVSAPFGDNAQYNGDWLKRAVAAKAGIYGNDAVEATYPQTRIDGDGQSLDGSKHNYTLTFPPGQQPPVNSFWSVTMYDGKTQLLIENPINRYLINSPMLPNMKKNDDGSVTLYIQNRSPGADKESNWLPAPDGPLYLVMRLYWPKTEPPSILPAGEGTWKPPAIVAAR, encoded by the coding sequence ATGTTGACCAAACGTGACCTTCTCCGTTCGACCGTCCTGACGGTAGCAGTTGCAGCAAGTCCGGTCGCTGCGCTAGCGCAGACGGGCCGCCCGGGCTTCTTCAAAGCCAAGGATATCGCCGAAGCCGGCTTCATCTTCGGTCTGCCGATCGTGATGAACTACGGCGTGATGTACGAATACTCGGTGGATCGCAACTCCGGCCAGTTCAAGGCACCGTTCAACCACCTCAACAACCAGGCCCGCGTCTACACCTACAAGGACACCGCGATTGTCACGCCGAACAGCGACACGCCTTATTCAATGGGATGGATGGATCTGCGCGCGGAGCCCATCGTCATTTCCGTTCCGGCGGTGGACCCGAAACGCTACTACTCGGTCCAGCTCGTGGACGGCAACACCTACAATTACGGCTACTTGGGGAGCCGCGCCACGGGAAGCGATGCCGGCGACTACATGGTGGTCGGGCCGGACTGGAAGGGTGCAACCCCGCCGGGGATCAAGAAGGTGTTCCAGTCGGGCACGCAGTTCTCGCTCGCCATCATTCGCACCCAATTGTTCAATCCGGAGGATCTCGACGACGTCGTCAAGGTCCAGGCCGGCTACAAGATGCAGCCGCTTTCCGCCTATCTGAAACAGCCGGCGACGACTGCATCGGCGGCGGTCGATTTTCCCAAGATCGATAAGGAGCTCGTGAAGACCAACTTCTTTGAATACCTCGACTTCGTATTGCAGTTTGCGCCCCCGCAAGAGAACGAGAAGGAAATACGCGCAGCACTAGCGAAGATCGGCGTCGGCCCCGGCAAGACTTTCAACTTCAAGGACCTGCCGCTGGAGCAGAAGCTCGAAATCGGCCTCGGCATGAAGGAAGGCGAGAAGAAGGTCGAGGAGGCGGTCGCGACGGTCGGCAAGAGGATTAACGGCTGGCAGGTCAGTGCGCCTTTCGGCGACAACGCACAATACAATGGCGACTGGCTGAAACGCGCTGTCGCCGCCAAAGCTGGCATCTACGGCAACGATGCAGTGGAAGCGACCTATCCGCAAACACGTATCGACGGCGATGGTCAATCGCTCGACGGCAGCAAGCACAACTACACGCTGACATTTCCGCCGGGCCAGCAACCCCCGGTGAACTCGTTCTGGTCCGTGACAATGTACGACGGCAAGACGCAGCTTTTGATCGAGAACCCGATCAACCGTTATCTGATCAATTCGCCGATGCTGCCGAACATGAAGAAGAATGACGACGGTTCGGTCACGCTCTACATCCAGAACAGGTCGCCGGGTGCGGATAAGGAATCCAACTGGCTGCCCGCGCCGGACGGACCTCTCTACCTCGTGATGCGGCTGTACTGGCCAAAGACCGAGCCACCGTCGATCCTGCCGGCGGGCGAGGGAACCTGGAAGCCGCCGGCGATCGTCGCGGCGCGTTGA
- a CDS encoding DUF3237 domain-containing protein: MKTTGPLKTTKGSPDGERNYWIVSDAEIEGTRIKARIAAPGSDWMRVSDDGFWRPEVRVPFQTDDGETVLMRYTGLVQQTDAFKQAAEANQPTDWKDQYMRLTMRFDTGAERYRWLNTSLFVAKGRLLGTGSIEYAVYRIT; encoded by the coding sequence GTGAAAACGACAGGTCCCTTGAAAACCACGAAAGGCTCGCCGGATGGCGAGCGCAACTATTGGATTGTCAGCGACGCCGAGATCGAAGGCACGAGGATCAAGGCCCGCATTGCTGCACCGGGCAGTGACTGGATGCGCGTGTCCGACGATGGCTTCTGGCGGCCGGAGGTGCGCGTGCCTTTTCAGACTGACGACGGCGAGACCGTGCTCATGCGATATACCGGCCTCGTGCAGCAAACGGATGCTTTCAAGCAGGCAGCCGAAGCAAATCAACCGACGGACTGGAAGGACCAATATATGCGTTTGACGATGCGCTTCGATACGGGTGCCGAGCGCTACCGTTGGCTCAATACGTCGCTGTTCGTGGCCAAGGGCCGCTTACTTGGGACCGGCAGCATCGAATACGCCGTCTACCGCATCACGTGA
- a CDS encoding sensor histidine kinase, with protein sequence MNLEDLYRLLRSEHVQAQGIVDTLEEPLLVLDQTGCVLSANRGFYETFRVGRDDTVGRSLFALGDGQWDIPELRQLVSEIVPKSAAIVGYEVAAEFPTIGRRTMLVSARRLVHPDNNSTSILILFEDVTDRRHGEIQREILLAETRHRMKNLLGIVRSLANQTVVEGRSAKEYRDAFLGRFQAVAEAETLALAGSAEADLSALVEQLLKAAGPERCRLIAGPAVHLKSRQVMPMSLILHELVTNAWKYGAFSKPGGLVHLSWRISEEEGKSLLHIDWREENGPPVTPPTRSGFGSRLIDLSAVQGLRGAVELKYEPTGLRVHITAPVES encoded by the coding sequence ATGAATCTCGAAGACTTGTACCGGCTTCTGCGCAGCGAACACGTTCAGGCGCAAGGGATCGTTGACACCCTGGAGGAGCCTCTCCTGGTGCTTGACCAGACGGGTTGCGTCCTTAGCGCCAACCGCGGGTTTTATGAGACGTTCAGGGTGGGACGCGACGACACGGTTGGACGCAGCCTATTCGCCCTTGGTGACGGTCAATGGGACATCCCCGAACTCAGGCAGCTCGTGAGCGAGATCGTTCCCAAGTCTGCTGCCATCGTTGGATATGAGGTAGCCGCCGAGTTCCCAACCATCGGCCGGCGCACGATGCTGGTCAGCGCGCGTCGCCTGGTTCACCCCGATAATAACAGCACGAGCATTCTGATCCTGTTTGAGGACGTGACCGACAGACGCCACGGCGAGATCCAAAGGGAGATTCTCCTCGCTGAAACGCGCCATCGGATGAAGAACCTCCTCGGGATCGTGCGCTCTCTTGCCAACCAGACCGTTGTGGAAGGCCGGTCAGCCAAGGAGTACCGCGACGCCTTCTTGGGACGGTTCCAAGCTGTGGCCGAGGCCGAGACCCTCGCGCTGGCCGGCAGCGCTGAAGCCGACCTGAGCGCTCTTGTTGAGCAATTGTTGAAGGCCGCAGGTCCGGAGCGATGCCGGCTGATCGCCGGGCCGGCAGTCCATCTTAAGTCACGACAGGTCATGCCGATGAGCCTCATTCTGCATGAACTCGTCACCAATGCCTGGAAATACGGAGCTTTTTCCAAGCCCGGAGGGCTCGTTCACCTAAGCTGGCGCATTTCGGAGGAGGAGGGCAAATCCCTTCTTCACATCGATTGGCGAGAGGAAAACGGCCCGCCCGTCACGCCGCCAACTCGCTCGGGCTTTGGCTCCAGGCTCATTGACCTCAGCGCCGTGCAGGGCTTACGCGGCGCGGTGGAACTGAAGTATGAGCCAACCGGTTTAAGGGTTCACATCACTGCGCCTGTGGAGTCTTGA